The proteins below are encoded in one region of Saccopteryx leptura isolate mSacLep1 chromosome 1, mSacLep1_pri_phased_curated, whole genome shotgun sequence:
- the SYT8 gene encoding synaptotagmin-8 isoform X1, whose product MEAQGGPEKGRTWPADLAGPVRVSQMPAFPGDPPRTLPPGPRTRGRTTAASRVPRSGWRHLVAACLPEPSPPCGPGGPEGPCAFPRPLGSPLCPRAVSPGPRDPLQPASSFAHGPRGTTFPRLAQESCRTSSRIPVTHSPPHPCPKPASRVERWGSPQTPAAPRPLWVPQPNPGSFRTSLPGSPVQPDVDDVEPSPGGGQQWGRLQLSLEYDFGSQEIRVGLKQAVDLKAGDPGGTADPYACVSLSTQAGHGHETKVHHGTLCPVFDETCSFRVPPAELPQTALRVRVLDFRRFPEPEPLGELSLPLGTMDLRHVLEVWHRLGPPGTAEAEQTSELCFSLRYVPSSGRLTVAVLEARGLRPGPAESYVKVQLVLNQRKWKRRKTSARRNTAAPYFNEAFVFLVPFSQIQNLDLVLAVWSRSPRFRAEPVGKVMLGSRASGQPLQHWADMLAHARQPIARWHRLRPAREVDQALALQSRRRPPLPLPGS is encoded by the exons atggaggctcagggaggaccTGAGAAGGGGAGAACCTGGCCGGCTGACCTCGCAGGGCCCGTGAGGGTCTCCCAGATGCCTGCCTTTCCCGGGGATCCCCCCCGCACGCTTCCCCCAGGCCCCAGGACCCGAGGCAGGACCACGGCCGCCAGCCGGGTCCCGAGGAGTGGATGGCGCCACCTGGTGGCCGCGTGCCTGCCTGAACCTTCACCACCGTGTGGACCCGGGGGTCCTGAGGGACCCTGTGCCTTCCCAAGGCCTCTGGGGTCCCCTCTGTGCCCGCGGGCAGTATCCCCAGGGCCCCGTGATCCTCTCCAGCCAGCGTCCAGCTTCGCTCATGGTCCTAGGGGGACAACCTTCCCCAGGCTGGCTCAGGAATCCTGCCGGACCAGCAGCAGGATCCCTGTGACTcactccccgccccacccctgccctAAGCCAG CCAGCAGGGTGGAGAGATGGGGCTCCCCGCAGACCCCCGCAGCTCCCCGGCCTCTGTGGGTACCACAGCCGAATCCGGGCTCATTCCGGACCTCGTTGCCAGGATCCCCT GTGCAGCCAGATGTGGACGACGTGGAGCCCAGCCCGGGCGGGGGCCAGCAGTGGGGGCGCCTGCAGCTTTCTCTGGAATACGACTTTGGAAGCCAGGAG ATCAGGGTGGGCCTCAAGCAGGCAGTGGATCTGAAGGCCGGGGACCCGGGCGGCACCGCAGACCCCTACGCCTGCGTCAGCCTGTCTACCCAGGCCGGGCACGGACACGAGACCAAGGTGCACCACGGCACCCTCTGCCCCGTGTTCGACGAGACCTGCAGCTTCCGC GTGCCGCCGGCCGAGCTGCCCCAGACCGCCCTGCGGGTGCGGGTGCTGGACTTCAGGCGCTTCCCCGAGCCCGAGCCGCTGGGTGAGCTCAGCCTGCCGCTGGGCACCATGGACCTGCGGCACGTCCTGGAGGTCTGGCACCGGCTGGGTCCGCCGGGCACCGCTGAG GCTGAGCAGACGAGCGAGCTGTGCTTCTCGCTGCGCTACGTGCCCAGCTCAGGGCGGCTCACTGTGGCCGTGCTGGAGGCGCGGGGCCTGCGCCCGGGGCCGGCAG AATCCTACGTGAAGGTCCAGCTGGTGCTGAACCAGAGGAAGTGGAAGAGGCGGAAGACGTCCGCCAGGAGGAACACGGCTGCCCCTTACTTCAACGAGGCCTTCGTCTTCCTTGTGCCCTTCAGCCAGATCCAG AACCTGGATCTGGTGCTGGCCGTCTGGTCCCGGAGCCCGCGGTTCCGGGCCGAGCCCGTGGGTAAGGTGATGCTGGGTTCCCGGGCCTCGGGTCAGCCCTTGCAGCACTGGGCAGACATGCTGGCCCACGCCCGGCAGCCGATCGCCCGGTGGCACCGCCTGCGGCCCGCCAGGGAAGTGGACCAGGCCCTGGCTCTGCAGTCCCGCCGGCGCCCACCCCTACCCTTGCCCGGCTCCTGA
- the SYT8 gene encoding synaptotagmin-8 isoform X2: protein MGLPADPRSSPASVGTTAESGLIPDLVARIPWPRWALAATAAAAGTLLVAGLLCALCCCCRRSRRRKPRAREAVGLGSARGSTTAHLVQPDVDDVEPSPGGGQQWGRLQLSLEYDFGSQEIRVGLKQAVDLKAGDPGGTADPYACVSLSTQAGHGHETKVHHGTLCPVFDETCSFRVPPAELPQTALRVRVLDFRRFPEPEPLGELSLPLGTMDLRHVLEVWHRLGPPGTAEAEQTSELCFSLRYVPSSGRLTVAVLEARGLRPGPAESYVKVQLVLNQRKWKRRKTSARRNTAAPYFNEAFVFLVPFSQIQNLDLVLAVWSRSPRFRAEPVGKVMLGSRASGQPLQHWADMLAHARQPIARWHRLRPAREVDQALALQSRRRPPLPLPGS, encoded by the exons ATGGGGCTCCCCGCAGACCCCCGCAGCTCCCCGGCCTCTGTGGGTACCACAGCCGAATCCGGGCTCATTCCGGACCTCGTTGCCAGGATCCCCT GGCCCCGCTGGGCGCTCGCGGCcactgccgccgccgccggcaCCCTCCTCGTTGCCGgcctcctctgtgccctgtgctgctgctgccgccggtCCCGCAGGAGGAAGCCCAGAGCCAGGGAGGCCGTGGGCCTGGGCAGTGCCCGAGGCTCCACCACCGCCCACCTG GTGCAGCCAGATGTGGACGACGTGGAGCCCAGCCCGGGCGGGGGCCAGCAGTGGGGGCGCCTGCAGCTTTCTCTGGAATACGACTTTGGAAGCCAGGAG ATCAGGGTGGGCCTCAAGCAGGCAGTGGATCTGAAGGCCGGGGACCCGGGCGGCACCGCAGACCCCTACGCCTGCGTCAGCCTGTCTACCCAGGCCGGGCACGGACACGAGACCAAGGTGCACCACGGCACCCTCTGCCCCGTGTTCGACGAGACCTGCAGCTTCCGC GTGCCGCCGGCCGAGCTGCCCCAGACCGCCCTGCGGGTGCGGGTGCTGGACTTCAGGCGCTTCCCCGAGCCCGAGCCGCTGGGTGAGCTCAGCCTGCCGCTGGGCACCATGGACCTGCGGCACGTCCTGGAGGTCTGGCACCGGCTGGGTCCGCCGGGCACCGCTGAG GCTGAGCAGACGAGCGAGCTGTGCTTCTCGCTGCGCTACGTGCCCAGCTCAGGGCGGCTCACTGTGGCCGTGCTGGAGGCGCGGGGCCTGCGCCCGGGGCCGGCAG AATCCTACGTGAAGGTCCAGCTGGTGCTGAACCAGAGGAAGTGGAAGAGGCGGAAGACGTCCGCCAGGAGGAACACGGCTGCCCCTTACTTCAACGAGGCCTTCGTCTTCCTTGTGCCCTTCAGCCAGATCCAG AACCTGGATCTGGTGCTGGCCGTCTGGTCCCGGAGCCCGCGGTTCCGGGCCGAGCCCGTGGGTAAGGTGATGCTGGGTTCCCGGGCCTCGGGTCAGCCCTTGCAGCACTGGGCAGACATGCTGGCCCACGCCCGGCAGCCGATCGCCCGGTGGCACCGCCTGCGGCCCGCCAGGGAAGTGGACCAGGCCCTGGCTCTGCAGTCCCGCCGGCGCCCACCCCTACCCTTGCCCGGCTCCTGA
- the SYT8 gene encoding synaptotagmin-8 isoform X3, with protein sequence MRGLPDHLLLRASRVERWGSPQTPAAPRPLWVPQPNPGSFRTSLPGSPVQPDVDDVEPSPGGGQQWGRLQLSLEYDFGSQEIRVGLKQAVDLKAGDPGGTADPYACVSLSTQAGHGHETKVHHGTLCPVFDETCSFRVPPAELPQTALRVRVLDFRRFPEPEPLGELSLPLGTMDLRHVLEVWHRLGPPGTAEAEQTSELCFSLRYVPSSGRLTVAVLEARGLRPGPAESYVKVQLVLNQRKWKRRKTSARRNTAAPYFNEAFVFLVPFSQIQNLDLVLAVWSRSPRFRAEPVGKVMLGSRASGQPLQHWADMLAHARQPIARWHRLRPAREVDQALALQSRRRPPLPLPGS encoded by the exons ATGCGGGGCCTCCCTGACCATCTCCTCCTCCGAGCCAGCAGGGTGGAGAGATGGGGCTCCCCGCAGACCCCCGCAGCTCCCCGGCCTCTGTGGGTACCACAGCCGAATCCGGGCTCATTCCGGACCTCGTTGCCAGGATCCCCT GTGCAGCCAGATGTGGACGACGTGGAGCCCAGCCCGGGCGGGGGCCAGCAGTGGGGGCGCCTGCAGCTTTCTCTGGAATACGACTTTGGAAGCCAGGAG ATCAGGGTGGGCCTCAAGCAGGCAGTGGATCTGAAGGCCGGGGACCCGGGCGGCACCGCAGACCCCTACGCCTGCGTCAGCCTGTCTACCCAGGCCGGGCACGGACACGAGACCAAGGTGCACCACGGCACCCTCTGCCCCGTGTTCGACGAGACCTGCAGCTTCCGC GTGCCGCCGGCCGAGCTGCCCCAGACCGCCCTGCGGGTGCGGGTGCTGGACTTCAGGCGCTTCCCCGAGCCCGAGCCGCTGGGTGAGCTCAGCCTGCCGCTGGGCACCATGGACCTGCGGCACGTCCTGGAGGTCTGGCACCGGCTGGGTCCGCCGGGCACCGCTGAG GCTGAGCAGACGAGCGAGCTGTGCTTCTCGCTGCGCTACGTGCCCAGCTCAGGGCGGCTCACTGTGGCCGTGCTGGAGGCGCGGGGCCTGCGCCCGGGGCCGGCAG AATCCTACGTGAAGGTCCAGCTGGTGCTGAACCAGAGGAAGTGGAAGAGGCGGAAGACGTCCGCCAGGAGGAACACGGCTGCCCCTTACTTCAACGAGGCCTTCGTCTTCCTTGTGCCCTTCAGCCAGATCCAG AACCTGGATCTGGTGCTGGCCGTCTGGTCCCGGAGCCCGCGGTTCCGGGCCGAGCCCGTGGGTAAGGTGATGCTGGGTTCCCGGGCCTCGGGTCAGCCCTTGCAGCACTGGGCAGACATGCTGGCCCACGCCCGGCAGCCGATCGCCCGGTGGCACCGCCTGCGGCCCGCCAGGGAAGTGGACCAGGCCCTGGCTCTGCAGTCCCGCCGGCGCCCACCCCTACCCTTGCCCGGCTCCTGA
- the TNNI2 gene encoding troponin I, fast skeletal muscle, producing MLQIAASELEKEESRRESEKQNYLDEHCPPLHIPSSSAELQEFCKQLHAKVDAAEEEKYDMEVKVQKSTKELEDMNQKLFDLRGKFKRPPLRRVRMSADAMLKALLGSKHKVCMDLRANLKQVKKEDTEKERDLRDVGDWRKNIEEKSGMEGRKKMFESES from the exons ATGCTCCAGATAGCGGCCTCGGAGCTGGAGAAAGAGGAAAGCCGCAGGGAGAGCGAGAAGCAGAACTATCTGGACGAGCACTGCCCGCCGCTGCACATCCCCAGCTCCTCGGCGGAGCTGCAG gAGTTCTGCAAACAGCTGCACGCCAAGGTGGACGCGGCCGAGGAGGAGAAGTACGACATGGAGGTGAAGGTGCAGAAAAGCACCAAGGAG CTGGAGGACATGAACCAGAAGCTGTTTGACCTGCGAGGCAAGTTCAAGAGGCCGCCGCTGAGGAGGGTGCGCATGTCGGCAGACGCCATGCTCAAGGCCCTGCTGGGCTCCAAGCACAAGGTGTGCATGGACCTGCGCGCCAACCTGAAGCAGGTCAAGAAGGAGGACACCGAGAAG gagCGGGACCTGCGCGACGTGGGTGACTGGAGGAAGAACATCGAGGAGAAGTCCGGCATGGAGGGCCGGAAGAAGATGTTCGAGTCCGAGTCCTAG